The following coding sequences are from one Hydra vulgaris chromosome 04, alternate assembly HydraT2T_AEP window:
- the LOC136079186 gene encoding uncharacterized protein LOC136079186 — protein MHFPIKEKHLKYPWITKGIEKSSKKQQKLYIKYLKNRNEASLNVYKQYKNLFEKIKKNSKKNYYSNKIKNTNGDIKKTWDIMKEIIGIKTCKINSLPAQIVIDNKEYDNNNAISEKFNSFFVNIGPNLASKVNCPNNSSETYLTSVNNELILKKLKIDELENAINPLKTNKSPGIDDICSNIVVNVFSEIRKPIFEIFKSSIITGTVPDKLKVAKIVPIFKTGETFLINNYRPISILPTFSKILERIIYNRLYEYLI, from the coding sequence ATGCACTTCCCAATTAAAGAAAAGCACTTAAAATATCCATGGATCACCAAAGGTATTgaaaaatcctcaaaaaaacaacaaaaactttatattaaatacttaaaaaatagaaatgaggCAAGCCTAAATGTTtacaaacagtataaaaacttgtttgaaaaaattaaaaaaaattcaaagaaaaactattactcaaataaaataaaaaacacaaatggTGATATTAAGAAAACTTGGGATATcatgaaagaaataattgggataaaaacctgcaaaataaatagtttaccTGCTCAAATTGTCATAGATAATAAAGAGTATGACAATAATAATgcaatttcagaaaaatttaatagtttttttgtcaacataGGCCCAAATCTAGCTTCAAAAGTCAATTGTCCAAACAACTCATCTGAAACTTATCTAACTAGTGTCAACAACgaattaatacttaaaaaactaaaaattgatgaACTCGAAAATGCAATAAACCCTCTTAAAACAAACAAGTCTCCAGGTATAGATGACATTTGCAGTAATATCGTCGTCAATGTCTTTTCGGAGATACGCAAACCTATTTTCGAAATATTCAAATCATCAATTATAACAGGAACTGTAccagataaattaaaagtagcTAAAATTGTACCTATTTTCAAAACCGGTGAAACATTTCTAATAAACAATTACAGACCAATCTCAATACTTCCAACCttttctaaaatacttgaaagaaTAATCTACAATAGATTATATGAATAcctaatttaa